The following proteins are encoded in a genomic region of Enterocloster clostridioformis:
- a CDS encoding IS91 family transposase, whose protein sequence is MSDYKIRQIFEQSYEAFSAPGHYQSDVQRKAARAILNCKSGRLGVNLSQCTDCGHVEVHNNSCRNRNCPNCQAVKKEIWVDKRSAEVIDSPYFHVVFTLPHELNPLIYCNQKLLYGLLHRCCAETLLELSADKKWLGATPGIIQVLHTWNQELDYHVHMHCIVSGGGLTGDGKIRKSSSKFFIRTEVLRDKFKGKYMAHLVSLYESGSLNFSSSCENLRNSYHWKEFKNKLYEMDWCPYIKKTFNGFGNVIEYLGRYIHKIAISNSRILSVTEDTVTFSARGKKPGEPKRQITLGNTEFIRRYLMHVLPSGFQKIRYYGFLNNRMKYKNLKVIFKLQNGQRFKQRYAGMSLAELLKAVWNFDICVCPECGHTAMKQLGRCHVPSS, encoded by the coding sequence GAAGCTTTCTCAGCACCGGGGCACTATCAGTCGGATGTCCAACGCAAAGCCGCCCGAGCCATCTTAAACTGCAAATCCGGAAGGCTTGGTGTCAACTTAAGTCAGTGTACCGACTGTGGGCATGTGGAAGTCCACAATAATTCCTGCCGCAACCGCAACTGCCCCAACTGTCAGGCTGTGAAGAAAGAAATCTGGGTAGATAAACGCAGTGCTGAGGTCATTGATTCACCCTATTTTCATGTAGTGTTTACACTTCCACATGAATTAAATCCCCTCATTTACTGCAACCAGAAGCTTCTGTATGGACTTCTTCACAGATGCTGCGCCGAAACACTTCTGGAATTATCTGCTGATAAGAAGTGGCTCGGGGCAACACCCGGGATTATCCAAGTACTTCATACTTGGAATCAGGAGCTGGATTACCATGTACATATGCACTGCATTGTTTCCGGCGGCGGGCTTACCGGAGATGGAAAAATCCGTAAATCCTCATCTAAGTTTTTTATCCGTACGGAGGTCCTGCGGGATAAGTTTAAGGGGAAATATATGGCACACCTTGTCTCCCTTTATGAAAGCGGCTCCCTTAACTTTTCATCCTCCTGTGAAAACCTGCGTAATTCTTACCACTGGAAGGAATTTAAAAATAAGCTTTATGAAATGGACTGGTGCCCCTACATCAAGAAAACCTTCAACGGCTTCGGCAATGTCATTGAATACCTTGGACGCTACATCCACAAAATCGCCATCTCTAACAGCAGGATCCTTTCTGTTACGGAAGATACGGTAACATTCTCTGCCCGTGGAAAAAAGCCGGGTGAACCAAAACGTCAGATTACTCTTGGCAACACGGAGTTTATACGCCGTTACCTGATGCATGTGCTGCCTTCCGGCTTTCAGAAAATACGCTATTATGGTTTTCTGAACAATCGGATGAAATATAAGAATCTGAAGGTTATCTTTAAGCTTCAGAATGGACAGCGTTTCAAGCAGCGTTACGCCGGAATGTCCCTGGCAGAGCTTTTAAAAGCAGTCTGGAATTTCGATATCTGTGTGTGTCCTGAATGTGGTCATACAGCCATGAAACAGCTGGGAAGGTGTCATGTTCCTTCTTCCTGA